In a genomic window of Scomber japonicus isolate fScoJap1 chromosome 17, fScoJap1.pri, whole genome shotgun sequence:
- the LOC128377248 gene encoding XK-related protein 6: MYLGIQSHRQKENQRRFYWAMMYEYADVNMLRLLETFLESAPQLVLQLCIMIQSNKAEWLQCVSAMSSLLSLAWVLASYHKLLRDSRDDKKSMSYRGALVHLFWRLFTISSRVLSFALFASVFHIYFGIFVVLHWCAMAFWVIHGGTDFCMSKWEEVLFNMVVGVVYVFCWFNVREGRTRYRMVAYYTVVLLENAILSSLWYMYRDPATTDAYASFALCGVFLCFASGVACMVLYYGVLHPMGPRLRVLASSCCAELLWGLPLPPEAEPMAPTPGPRGSQATPTRGVAGEHVESDETATDTCLPVFQVRSTEPVDAAGRPIQAEGPLIKIDMPRKRYPAWDAHFVDRRLRRTINVLQYISPNAVGIRYRDGPLLYELLQYESSF, translated from the exons ATGTACCTCGGCATACAAAGTCACCGGCAGAAGGAGAACCAGCGGCGTTTTTACTGGGCTATGATGTATGAGTATGCCGATGTCAACATGCTGCGACTACTGGAGACCTTCTTAGAAAGCGCCCCTCAGCTGGTGCTGCAGCTCTGCATCATGATCCAGAGCAACAAGGCTGAGTGGCTGCAGT GTGTTTCTGCCATGTCCTCTCTCCTGTCCCTGGCCTGGGTGCTAGCGTCTTACCACAAACTCCTGCGTGATTCACGTGACGACAAGAAGAGCATGAGTTATCGAGGCGCCCTGGTGCATCTCTTCTGGCGCCTTTTTACCATCTCTTCACGGGTGCTCTCCTTTGCCCTATTTGCCTCTGTTTTCCACATCTACTTTGGCATTTTTGTGGTGCTCCATTGGTGTGCCATGGCTTTCTGGGTCATCCATGGTGGCACCGACTTCTGCATGTCCAAATGGGAGGAGGTACTGTTCAACATGGTGGTGGGCGTGGTCTATGTCTTCTGCTGGTTCAATGTACGTGAGGGCCGGACACGGTACAGAATGGTGGCCTATTACACAGTTGTACTGTTAGAGAATGCCATCCTCAGCTCCCTTTGGTATATGTACCGCGACCCAGCCACCACTGACGCCTATGCCTCTTTTGCCCTCTGTGGCGTCTTCCTGTGCTTTGCCTCAGGTGTGGCCTGTATGGTTCTCTATTATGGGGTTCTACATCCCATGGGCCCCCGGCTGAGGGTGCTGGCCAGCTCCTGCTGTGCTGAGCTGCTGTGGGGCCTTCCCTTACCCCCTGAGGCTGAGCCCATGGCTCCCACACCAGGCCCACGTGGCTCCCAGGCCACTCCTACACGGGGTGTGGCAGGGGAACATGTGGAGTCAGATGAAACAGCCACGGACACCTGCCTTCCGGTTTTCCAGGTGAGGTCCACAGAGCCTGTGGATGCAGCCGGTAGACCCATCCAGGCTGAGGGTCCTCTCATCAAGATAGACATGCCCAGAAAACGCTACCCAGCCTGGGATGCACACTTTGTGGATCGGCGCCTGCGCAGGACCATAAATGTGCTGCAGTACATTAGCCCTAATGCGGTGGGCATCAGGTATAGGGACGGGCCGCTTCTTTATGAACTCCTGCAGTACGAATCCTCCTTCTGA